In Seonamhaeicola sp. S2-3, the genomic window TTCCTTTTCCCAGTTTTCTGTGTTTGCCAATTCAGGTTTCACCTGTTTAACTTCGTAAGCGAATTTGTCGTTTAAAAATTTGTATAAAAATATCTGGCTAATGATTTTAAACTCATTACCATCGTTACCCAAACCATAACTGGCACAAACGGCTTTAAGCTCGTCTATTAGCGTTTTGGTTTTTATTACAAAGGGTTGGTTGTCCTGCCCTGAGCTTGTCGAAGAGTTGATGTCTTTTGTCATAGTTTATGCGGTTCTTCCGTAATATTCGTTTAAATATTCTTCTACGATAATGTTTTTTATAAATTCTACGGTTTCTACATCCATAGAAACCTTTTGTTTGCTAAATTCTTGAAATACCAAACGTGCTACCAATTGCCCAAAGTAGTGTTCGTTGTTTAAACTATCGGCACGGTTAAGCACTGCTATATCAGTTTCTTCTTTTATATGCTGCAAGGCTTCAATAATCACCGTTTTTAATTTTGAAGGTTTACCTATTTCGACCAAGCGTTTTTGAACGCGAGCATATTTGACATCGCCTTGATATTTGTCTTTTAACAACTCATTTTTACGATTCAGTTCTTTTATTTTTTCGTGAATTTGTTTTAGCGAGGTCATATTGGCTTCCATTTCCTCACGTGAGACTTCACTTAAATTTTTATTATCGAACAAGCGACGTAACTCATCATACAACGAAACCCATTCTGGGTCTTTAGTATCGAAATTTCCACCAAGTGCTTCGCGTGTTTTTTTAAGTAAGTCTTTAAGTTCGTCTGCCAATACCAATTCAGCCTCACCTACTTTTTTGAACATAAAGAGTACGTCCTCTAAAGCCACATTCAGTAAGTTGCCAATTTCTTCGTTGGTTTCCAAGGCATTTTTGGCATTCATCAAGGCCAAATGGTTTTCGGCTTCAATGCGTAAGGTGTTTAGTTTTCTAAAGTCGATTTTATCTAATAATTCGTATTCCCCCACCAAACGGATGATGTTGTACAATGAACGAGCGTCATCCAATGCTTTTCTAATTTGAAGCATTTCGGAATGGTCATCGATTTGTGAAATTTGTTGCTGAAATTTCTCAGCATTCTTTAGGTCGAAATCAGCCAATTTCTCTTTTATCTCCAAAATGGTTTCTTCCATTTCTTCACGAGACATAAAGAGGTTGGAATAGCTTTCCATTTCGTCGCCCAACACCTCTTGAAGCTCATCAAAATAGGCCTTATTGGTTTTGTTAAACTCCTTAGAAATATCTGCGAAGTCCACCACATAACCATAGCGATAGTTTTTATAGGTTCGGTTAACACGCGTTAAGGCTTGTAATAAGTTATGGGCTTTAATAATACGACCTAAATAGATTTTCTTTAAGCGTTTGGCATCAAAACCAGTAAGCAACATATTGTACACGAACAAGATATCAATCTTTCCTGCCTTGAAATCATCACGCCATTTTTCCAATTCTTCTTTAGAACCACTATCATATAAAATTAAGGCTGCTTTTTTAACCTTGTAGCTTTCCTTTTGTTTGATTAAGTATTCGCTAGTTTCTTCAGCAGCTTGTGGCAAAGAAGATTCTTTGCTTTCATCTTCTTTGTAGCTATTGAAGATTTTAAACATTTCACGTGCTTGTTCGCTACTGTCGCAAATTACCATTCCACCTGTGGTAGCATCATCATTACGTTGTCTAAAGAGTTCTAAATCCTTAACAATATAATCGAGCATGGGTGCTACAAACGATGGATGGGCATAGGCTATCTTTTTATCCAAATCGCCTTTAAGTACATCAATACTATCTAAAGCCTGTTTCAGTAATACCTTGTATTCCGTTGCTATTTCCTCACGGATTAACTTTAAGGTATATCCATCGGCAATGGATTTGTTGTAGTAGTATTTATGAATATAGTTACCAAATAAGTCTTTAGACTTTAAGTTTTTACCAATTAAAGGCGTGCCTGTTAGTCCAATTTTTATGGCGTTTTTATCGGATTGCTCCAAGTTTGCCAAGAAACTACCTTTAGGGTTATAGCTACGGTGAACTTCATCTAAAAAGTACACGCGTTGTATGTTGATGTTGTAATCCGTTTCTCTACTAACATCGGTATCGTCCTTAAATTTGTGAATGTTAACTACGGTAATTTCACGTTGACCTTTATCGTTATTGACTGCCGTGGTTTTCTTTAAGTCAGCAACAAATTCATCACGAGAGTTTACAGTATGTACTTTTAGTCCACGTGCGGTAAACTCATCTCTAGCTTGGGTTAATAAATCCAAACGATCTACGATAAAGTAAAACTTTGGAATGATATTTTTTTTCTGAAAATAATGGGTTAAAAAATGTGTGTTGTAATACGCCAAGGCTGTTTTACCCGAACCTTGTGTATGCCATATAATCCCTTTCTTTTTACCCTTGTCTAAATGCGTTTCAATGGCTTTGGTTGCGAACAATTGCGGATAACGCATAATATGTTTTTGTAAACCATTGGTTTCTTTTACATACGCTAATGCATATTGTAATACAAACTGTAAACGCTCTTTAGATAACAAAGACGTTAAGATGCGATTAGTTGCACTATCTGGGTTTTTATTGGTTTTGTATTCTTCGCTATTCTTTATGGAAGGATAATTGGTGTCTTTTAAAACAAAAGCTTCAACCGATTCATCTAAAGGTTTTAAAACCTGCGATAAGTTAAAACCAATCTCTTCTCTGAAATAATTAAAAATCGGTTTCACGTAAGAAGGTGACGCATAAAAAGCACCTTGCCAAGGTTCAATTTCATTATCATCATACTCCATATTGTTTGAGAAAATCATAAACTGTGTAAGGTTTACAAATTTTCTAAATTTCTTATTCTGAAAACGTGTGATGATGCGTTTGCGTTCATCAAGTACACCATTCCTGTTATTAGGTTTTTTAACTTCTATGAATACCAAAGGCATCCCGTTAATCAAACAAATAATATCTGGCCGAAACTCATCTTCTCCATTTTTATAAGTCAATTCAGTAACAACATGAAATTCATTGTTATCAAAATTTTCAAAATCAATTAATCGCGTACCAGAACGATTGATGAGTTTATCGTAAAATGTTTTTCCTAAATCTTCATTTTCTAAATCCAGTGAAATATCCTGATAGAGCCTGTCAATTTCGATTGGTGATAAATCAGGGTTTATTTTAGAAATAGATGATTTAAAAATATCTGTAAAGATGTTGGTATCTTCATCCCAAATGGCTTCTTTTAAAGAAATGTATGTATACCCAAGTTGGGTTAAATGAAGTATGGCAGGAAGTTTAACTCTTGAATCTTCGTTGAAAATCATTAACTATAGTAAAATATTCTTGAAAGCTAAATATATATTTTTTCCCACATTAAGACAATTTTAATCTATAAATTATTTTTAGATGGTTACCCTGACATTAAGTCCAAAAAACCACTACTTTCTTCTACCCCAAAAGCTACAACAACTTACACTACTCCCCCCTTGTGTTAAGCATTTTTGTATTCCAACCCTATGTAATACAATAATTTCTTAAGAGTCTATTACCTAAAAACAACTACTCAAAACCATTTTAAAATGCATCCCTCAATTACATCAAGATTTACTTAACAATCTGTATAGTCATTTTAGAACAAGTCACATCTCACTGCTCACTAATCACTACTCACTACTCACGTAATACCAACCCTATAGATACCCTATAGATGTCCTATGGATGTCCTATGGATGTCCTATGCCCTACTTATGAATAAAATTATAGAATTTTTATAGGTAAATTCCCCTTTTTTTTAACACAATCCTTATGAGTTTACAAACAAAACACATGCTTTATTACACACGTTGTGCAATAACAAAAAATAAAACTCCAATTAAAGATATTCTTCTTTTTGTTACATTAGATCTCATGTTCCTAATTACGTGAACAAAAAATAGCACTTGTAACCTTTCCTCTATAAATATGGTGTACCCTATCGTGTACTCTTAATTTATATTTAATTTTACTCTCAAATATCCATTAATTATAATACAATTTACAAGAAAAATTTTCTGTTTTTATATAAATATTCTTTCAAGGCGGTTTTAACCTCTTAGAAACATAAATCACTATAATTTTAAGATAAAAATTCTTCAAAAGAATAAAGTTGTTTAATTTTATATTCTCGAAGCAACTAATTAATAATAAATTGAAGTTCATATCTCTTTTCGTATTTCTAATTTGTGTACAAGGCATATACGCCTACCAAAGTTTAGATTCACTTGTATCAGCTTTAGAATCTAAAATGGATAAACGAGACATTTTCGATCAACAAAAAGAAGAACGTATTAAAATTCTTAAAGAGAAAGCAGCTGCAACAACCACTTTACGAGAAAAGTATTTAATCATAAATGAAATTATTGATGAATATGAATTTTATAGTTTTGACAAAGCTCTAGAATATCTTGAGAAAAACATTAAAATTGCCGAAACTCTTAATAATGACATTTTCCTTAACAAATCTAAATTATCATTAAGTCTTTTACTAGTAGACTCAGGTCGTTATAAAGAATCAATCGATGTATTAAATGAAATAAAACGCGATTCTCTACCTGCTTCATTAATCAATAATTATTATATAGCTTATAAGGAAGGATATTCTGGTTTATCCTATAATACTACTGTTGTTCGAAGTAAAGCTTATTACTCTAAATTATATACTGCTTATCAAGATTCACTTTTATTAAGATTAGATCCCAATTCTGAAGAGTCTCTACGGCTAAAAGAAAAGCAGTTTAGAGATAGCCGACAATTGTCTGAAGCATTAAAAATTAACTCTCAACGTCTTAAAAATGTTCAAATGGGAT contains:
- a CDS encoding type I restriction endonuclease subunit R; amino-acid sequence: MIFNEDSRVKLPAILHLTQLGYTYISLKEAIWDEDTNIFTDIFKSSISKINPDLSPIEIDRLYQDISLDLENEDLGKTFYDKLINRSGTRLIDFENFDNNEFHVVTELTYKNGEDEFRPDIICLINGMPLVFIEVKKPNNRNGVLDERKRIITRFQNKKFRKFVNLTQFMIFSNNMEYDDNEIEPWQGAFYASPSYVKPIFNYFREEIGFNLSQVLKPLDESVEAFVLKDTNYPSIKNSEEYKTNKNPDSATNRILTSLLSKERLQFVLQYALAYVKETNGLQKHIMRYPQLFATKAIETHLDKGKKKGIIWHTQGSGKTALAYYNTHFLTHYFQKKNIIPKFYFIVDRLDLLTQARDEFTARGLKVHTVNSRDEFVADLKKTTAVNNDKGQREITVVNIHKFKDDTDVSRETDYNINIQRVYFLDEVHRSYNPKGSFLANLEQSDKNAIKIGLTGTPLIGKNLKSKDLFGNYIHKYYYNKSIADGYTLKLIREEIATEYKVLLKQALDSIDVLKGDLDKKIAYAHPSFVAPMLDYIVKDLELFRQRNDDATTGGMVICDSSEQAREMFKIFNSYKEDESKESSLPQAAEETSEYLIKQKESYKVKKAALILYDSGSKEELEKWRDDFKAGKIDILFVYNMLLTGFDAKRLKKIYLGRIIKAHNLLQALTRVNRTYKNYRYGYVVDFADISKEFNKTNKAYFDELQEVLGDEMESYSNLFMSREEMEETILEIKEKLADFDLKNAEKFQQQISQIDDHSEMLQIRKALDDARSLYNIIRLVGEYELLDKIDFRKLNTLRIEAENHLALMNAKNALETNEEIGNLLNVALEDVLFMFKKVGEAELVLADELKDLLKKTREALGGNFDTKDPEWVSLYDELRRLFDNKNLSEVSREEMEANMTSLKQIHEKIKELNRKNELLKDKYQGDVKYARVQKRLVEIGKPSKLKTVIIEALQHIKEETDIAVLNRADSLNNEHYFGQLVARLVFQEFSKQKVSMDVETVEFIKNIIVEEYLNEYYGRTA